aaaaatatcattTCAGTGATTggtaactgtaaataaatacatcaaaatatttgcttaaatacatacatgtactgtatgtgtgtgtttataaatcgACATATACTGAACTGGACatgccacaatacatctagaaatgaagATTAAAGTCAAAACGAGAGAGATCTCTGGCTGTAAATGTTCATATAGTATACATCAGATGCTCTCGGTGCGGCAAGCCTAATACAACCCAGTTACATTACACAACACTACAGGACGGGACCCTTGACCCCTGGTCTGACTAATAGAAAGTGATCAATGATATTGATGTACGTGGCAGAAATTATTGATCACAGTCAGCGGGCCATTCAGATGCATTCACTGGAACCGGTCGGTTAAACAAGGCAAAACTGTAAAAACGCACTGAACGCAAAGCATAATGTCATGTACTGTTGCCAATAGTAATTAGGCCTCTGAATTTATGGGGCCATTGATGACCCCGAGGAGAATTCTACCCTGAGGGATATATAGGCTGTATTTAGCACTGTTTTGCTTTGCGTGCGGGTGAAGGGCCACTTCAACCAAATGCACCATTTGTAAGACGCAAACTCTATTGACCGACTCCTTCTGGCACGAGCCGTCAGTCAGGTGGGCGCCCCTCATCGGCGATACAATCAGAAAGTTCTGTTTGCTCTTTAACACGTCAATAGGTCTATTCAGAGCGGGACTATAGTTGTAGTGTATGTGTCAAATCCTCCGAGACTGCCTGCCATGCTGTCACCCCTCTCAGCCCTTTGTTACCCCGGTCTGTTCGAGCAGGAGATATGCATGAGTTTGAGGAGATTAAAGAGAGAAATGACAGAAGTGGAATCGAACCGAATGGTCCAGAATAAACCCGCATGCTGTTGAAATTCTCaatgttttacatgtaaaaataatGCTTGTGTGACTTTACGGTAACAGAAATATTAGTGAGAATTTGCTAGTTTATGAgtttttttgaagaatgattCATTGATGGATGGTTTAACAAGtaagtttaaaaaatgacatcTGACCTTTAATTTCTGGTATGACTTTTACACTGCAAAACAACAACGTTTAAGTTACACATTAAAAATCTATTGCTGCAAATAGTTTTTAGTAATAAAACATCTAAACAATTCCTAAGCCATCGCCGcagtaaaacacatgcaaaacaaATGTAATACATCTTCAATgcttatacaaaaaatatatatggcaTGTTCATTTTGGGCCCTGCTGAGAAGTATAATGGTTTGATTGACATCTTGTGTCTTCCTGTAGACAAACTTCAAGAAATGTCCTTTCGAAGAGTTTTGGTTACACCATCTgtcccccccccggggggcttCTGTAACACAGATCAATAATCATTTCCTAACAACACACACgatctcactctctctgtccTATTGTAAAGAAATCAGTCTTGGTTTTGTTATCGAAGGTGAATTGAGATCATCAGAAACAGTAGGACACTTTACATCTATACGTTCGCATATAACTTCTTGAATGACTCTTTCTTGATTGTCTGCTTATTCCAACACATCATCATCAAAACtcaaaacatgatttaataaaacactTTCTAGCTTAAATTCCTTTTGTGTCGCATAGTATTTCACTGACAAACACATTTGTGCTATAGAATACGAgcaatattttacaaatattatatGTTGAAAATCCCAGCCAAATTCCATCGTCTACATTAAACTCTGACATAATGTGTTCACCAGCATCTACTTCCTACCACCAatccattgtgtgtgtgttgatgttgTGATGATTTTTGGCAGAACTTTGCGAGTCAGCCGGCTGTCGTGTTCTGTCCCCCAAGGCCATATTTTGACTGTAGGAGATGCCATTTGCGTCAGATGACCAATTTCATCGCTCTGTTTTGACATGTCGCTAGAAAATCAGCTGATTGTGTTTATACTTCAACCATTGTTAGAGTTTCGGCGAGCGTTGGTTTCCCCCCTGATCTTAGATGAGGCGAGCTGTTAAATGGCCATTTTTCTTCCACAGGAAGTGTGACGCATCGTGCTGCACCCTTTGTGTTAGGCTTCCTGTCTGTGAGAATCAGCCATTGTGTTGCAGGTCCCATCGAGCAGCCAAACAACAATTGCTGTCAGTCAACCCCCAGTGGCTTGACCATTGCTATATTTACACAGTTTCATTCATATACACTATCACATCTTTGTGATATGCTGCTGATTTTGAAAGCACGGTTTGTATCAGTCGAGACGTGTAAAACTTTTAGGTTGAGCACTTGGTAGGTATTTTAAATGGATTGTTTATGGTTGGCTACTccgtgttgtttatttttgtcctAATTCGAGCacgatgtgtgtttgtgtaatctGTTGTAATCGTCCGTATTTGCTCTCTTTAATAAGGGTATGTTTCTGATAAGCAAATGAATGACCGCCCTGGTTTCTTGCGTTGACCTCGGCGAGATAACGTACCGTGTTGAACTTTAAAGAACTGATTGCAGAGAGAATGAGAATGTTTTGGAAATGCGCTATGAATTTTCTTTGTTGAATTGAAATGGTTCAGTTATTCTTTCTACTGTATAATCCTGGGGTTAAACAGTTGTGCGCTCCTTCAGATTCTTCACTTTAGCATGGcttgtgtggagacacatgTTGAGGGGTGGGAAACAATGTACCCTGTGATCCACTTTATGTAGAGCAGATGAGAATTTTGGCAGTTCTCCATTTTGAGAGCGATGAGCTCACATGTTTGGACCAAGTCTTTATAGCTTTCTCATTCTGCATGGTGTGTAACAACTGCGACGGTTCAGTGTTCTGTGAAAGACAcacttcattttaaaaatgacttgtaAGAATTATAAGAAACAGTTTGTTAGCAGCCCATAGTCACATTGTCTTAAATAAGCAATAAATGTTGAAAatcctgttatcatttactccccttcgagttgttccaaatctgtatacatttctttgttttgatgaacacagagaaagatatttggaagaatgcttaaaaccagacagattttgcccccaattgactcccatagtaggaaaaaatactatggcagtcaaaagtgtccctgaactgtttgctgtcctacactCTTCATTCTACAcgtcgtcttttgtgttttgtgttagacagaacaaaaaaattgttaaaaaaataaaacggggGGGCAAggtctgtctggttataagcatttttccaaatatctttctctgtgttcatcagaacaaagacatttatacagatttggaacaactcgaaggggagtaaatgatgacagtatttttattttcgggtgaagtatcactttaaggctATAAGTGGCTACAGACTAGTCAAATGGgtttaaaaaaggtttaaagGTTTGCTAATTGAAAAGTTGCTGGTTCGAGCCTGTAAGTAATGAGGAACTAAAACCTCACAGATAACCTCCACGATTCGCCCAGAACTAAGTGAACTGTAAGTGGATAAAAGTGTCACCTCCATGTCTACTACATCCATTAAGCACATTAGACTCTCACGGTACGAGTGAAAGCAGCATCCAAGTGTCACAGGACAGATGTAATCAAGTGATGGGATCATGACGGCCCACGGCCGAAAAGAATAGGATCTGGGGAGGCTTTCTGGTGGCTTTGAGGTCCTCCGATTCCACAGAACCTGCTTTCTCCCTCGCATGGAGTGGCTGTTGGCACACGCCATAAATCATTTGACTGGTCGATTGAAAATACATTGGCTTTGATATGCACATGTTTTGATATCCCTATTTTATTTGTCTTACATGTGTTATATCTTGTCAGTGAACATGCAGGTAACTACTAAAGTCAGTATTAAAGCTGAATgcaccagcacacacacagcatgaaGGAAGTTCATCTAAAAGTGAAGTTCTAGCCGCAGAACGGGTGGAGTAGATATCTCTCTCCAACCACAGCATGACAAAGTGATCGGTTTGAAAAATACAGCGGTTGAAAACATATGTTAGCCTTACTATTTACAGTGCTGTCTGTGTGGAATTCTACCCCAGACGCTTTGAGCTCGATGACCTTTATAACATGAAAGTATTTGAACATACCTAACACAAACATTCATTCAAAATAACAACCAATGTGTAACTTAAACAACTTGGGATATATCCAACTTTTACAGAGGTGTGGGGTTTGAAATGGCTTTTTCTTGTGGTTACTATACTTGAACTATGGTTCATTTCCATAAAGATcctttcagtgtttttttttttgttagtgTGTTTATCATGAGGTGCTTTTTTTAAAGCCTAAGGCTGGATTCACATATtcgttatttaaatgtagatgtgcggaaatagggggcgacgtgGTCGCAAcgcgctctttttttcaggcACGTCggtgccgcatcgagatgaaaaaatctcaacttggTCTCATGGTTTGTACAATCccaaaaatgctgggttattttcaacccagcgttgggtcaaaagggACGAACCTAGCTGTTGGGTTGTAAatgaacctatgctgggttgttttaacccattgttgttTCAAGTATaaccattttctgggttaatttaacccaacggtggggtttgtccctttttgacccaacgttgggttaaaaataactatGCATTTTAGAGTGTAGTGTTTCTTTTCTGAAAAGATCTAAGGCCTGTCTTTGCGATCTGTTTTTGGTGCTGGAATGCTTGATGAAATGAGAGCAGTCTATTTTAGGAAATGCTGTTGGAGAAAGTTCATACACAGACACGAACGTGCCGTTTGCTTCCAGTCAAGTCAAGACATGGGGCTGTTTTATAGAGCGTTTCCCTACATCCTTGCTTGCTCTTGTTTCAGTGCACCTCGGGCAAAACATTTTGCACTGATAGAAATCGTTTTTGAATTCATCTTCATAATTTTGAATCATTAATGCTTTAATCTTTTTGAAGCAAGTTAGTTCAAGCAAGGTGCAGAAACCTTTCAGTCAAGTGTGTGCAGCTCCAATCATTATAGAGGAAAAGCCAAGCTTACATTTTAGCAATTTACAGATCAAAACAACATCACACAGTAGATATTTAGCCATAAAtgaacagtttattgataagtGACTGTTCTATCTCGCCAATAAGACATTTGGCTCCTTGATTGAAACGTTGGCTTTGTGTTGAACTCTATCACACACTATTGAACTCTATCAATAGGTGTTAACAGGATTATAGAGATGCATATCAGCTGTTAACAATGCATGTGAAGTATGCAGAATCGAATAAACCTCATGAGAGAAGTGTGTGTAAGAATATAGATGAGAGTGCGTATTACACTTAAGTTTTAGAGCTGGTGTGTCGTGTCTGTCGGCAGGTCGCAGGGAAGCAGTATTCTCTCTGGGAGGACTTCCTGCTGCAGGGCCGACACGAGGGTCGAGAGGAAATGACCTTGGAGGAACTGTTGAAACACATTAAGGTTAAAGCACACGCTGTCAACATCACGCACTTCACACGCATCATATATCACGCACACCATTGACACTCAATAGCCTCTCTCATTTTCTCTCATGTGTGTCTTGAACATTTCTGTTGTaatatttcttatatttagaTGCTctcaccgtgtctacactggacgcgGTGCgatgccgcatccagtgtggacaacatttgaaattataatgctttttattgtcttttgttgcGCTGTACACAGGGTGTCAGTGTTTTTAATATTCACACTTTGGTTATAAAAGTTGCTAACAATCAAATACATTAGAAATAGTAAATGTTGCAAAAACATGCAGAATGTTGTTGTTACAATGATCTTTAAAATTCTTACATCTAAtaagggctgtcacgatatcgGATCTTACTGCGCGGTTATCGTAGCTGTGATAACCTGTTGCAGCAATATTATCACGCACGGtgttgaaatgtgtgttttttataaataatgctatcagtcaaatttgtttttaatttagcttattttgtagttgtttttattcagttattgactccaaaaccaaaatataaaacttattaaaaaaattacgaTATGTGTGGAATTAACTTGAGAtcaataaatgttgtttatggcATCACGTTTATTGCCAAAACTGGTTTAATGTGACATCCCTACTTTgatagcacacacacataatgtttattcaaagCACAACGATTCACGCTCCATGAATTCACGCTGGCATTTCTCATTTTTAGGACAAGTATAACTTGACCATCACTGGATTGTACTATGGCCCGGCTGTATTGTACAGCGACTCAAATCATGAGGCTCGCCTGAAGCTAAGGTGCCAATCTTTGATATACATCTGTAATATTCCAAAGCATCATTCATATCTTTTCGCTTCAATcctaaattaaatgtttaaagcCATCAATGTATGCGTCCATATGTTACGCCGGattttatgtaggctatgtctGTTGTTAATGTGATCAATAACGCTGATCCAAAGTCAGTTCATGCATCCACTAAAAACAACatagattaaaaaacatttttaaggatGACCTAGGATACTTTTTGATATGTACACAGTATATTCCTTGGCgttcttgtttattttggtgGATAATGGGATAATAAGGGGTTTCCTTAGGGATGGACACGACCTTCTAGCATGACGGGCATTTAAAGACACACACCTTCATTAACCCCCTCACCTTCCTTCTGCATCTGTGCATCTAGCACGATCTGTTGAGAGATCTCAGATCCTTCCTGGGCTCTGACAAACTTTGCCTCAGAGGTCAATTTATCCAAACAAATTTATGCTAAACTGCTAATGTCTGTGTGTAACAGCTGTCGGTTTGGTTATATGTATAATACgtgtttctttaaatgcttaGCTGTTAAGTGGGAATATTTGATCAATCTAACATGTCCTGCATTGTTATGTTACAGACTGAATCTCAATTCATACACACCATAGAGAATATACAGATATTTACTTGCGACTAGCAAAGTACATTGTTTTGCACATAACGCAAGTCTGCGAAATGGGAGGCAGCCACAGAATTGTTGCTTAAAAGGAAAACTGCTGAATTTATTTTTCTCATCGCAACTGCGACCTTCCTGTACTACAGTAATTGAGTTACATCCGCACCCGGACACCCTGctccaaacacacacgcatcacAAACACGCTGCGACTGTTATGCAAGAGTTTAACATTAAACCACGTGTCACATCTTAACTCCTTTCACGGCGATGATCCACTGTTTTAAACGTGGCTTACTTCTGCTTTGGGTTAGTGGTAAAAGATTTGGATTCAccatttttccatttcattgcAGCATATCTGATTTGATAAGCTCTGTAACCAAGAGTGAGATTCCGGTTCATGAGGAGATGTTGGAGATCATTCCATCGTTTGCTGAAGATGAGGATTGCTTGAATGTCCCGCCCATCAGATACCTCCTTAGATGAAGTCACCAAGACAGCCCTTCATCACCAAAATAACGACCAAACTCTGTCTGTCTTTActattttaatgtttgtgtgttatgATATAAGATGTGAATGCAAACCACTATAAATGGTTGTTATAAAACAGGCCATTAACTATTTTAGGGACCTTTTAGGGAAGACAAAATCTAGTGGAAACACCCTTGATTTTAGAGAATGTGTCTGAAAATGAGTTGAAttagttttgtcatttttacttgaaaacaaaattattaGGATGTTTTGCCATGTTGAACCATTGAACTTGATTGATTCTTTCAGGGGGcgtaatttccactggggacaggggggacatgtcccccctgTCCCCAGTTCTCAAAATCCAGTTTGTCCCCTCACTTCTCAAAATCCAGTTTGTATACCCCtcactttcaaatttgtttgtaattattttttaaccACGTCGTTATCGGCACGGAGAAGTACTAGGACCGAGCAGAACACCGAGAGTGTGAGTCTGTGTCTATGCGTGCATCGCGTGCTAAAAATAGatcactgaaagattgttttcaatcacgtggttttgatttGGTTTCTTGGTTTAATCAATtcaaaacataggtattttgaatttgtgataggattcaaatcaaaaacattttgtgtccccccccacttctcaaaccaaagttacaccctTGGATTCTTTCATAGCGTGTAAGTGGGATAGGTGATTCTGTCCTTTGgcgatttgttttaaataaaaagatcaTTGGATTTTGTCTTTGTATCTTCTGTAGCTTTACCCTGTGTACCCCCGGACCTTTGCTATTTACCCATGAGCGCTCTATTGTCATGTATGAAGACCAAACAGATCTAGAGACAGCTCAACTGAGTTTAGTTTGAGCTAATTTTATTGTACTGTAGCTGACCTAATTACATTACTTTTAACGAATTACTTATTAAACCGGGGGCTTTTTCTGACTATTCAATTTTGGGGACAATTGTTAGCACTAAAAACCTGGAGAGGGTttaattattgaaataaataaactgcaTCTCATCTGTCTGTTTCTCCAAACTACATATTTGCTTCTCAGCCAAATAACTATAGGGGAAGTTAAATGCAAAAAGGTACACAGATGAAAtattgtgttcctgtagctcagctggtagagcattgcattaacAGCACACAAAGTTTGTGGTTTCGAGACCCATGGaacatgcatattttaaaaaaatgtagatcttgaatgcactgtaagtcactttgcattaaagtgtctgccaaatgcaaaaaacaaaatgtgaaaaagatgcaaataaaaacttaaagaaTAAGCTTTGTGTCTGCTCTTTCATCTCAAACTGTCTTTCATTTTGGGGTTAACTATTCCTGTAATGGCAAAGAAAGAACTTCTTGCCCATAAAGACTTCCAGTGATCTTGGCTCCAACCATGTGTTTGTCTCTTGAAATTTTGACACATTTCAGTTATTAGTTGGAGATTTGTGTTGGTCTGGTTTTAATGATCAAACTTCAAGAATGCaaaacatatcgtcgctgtcctacCAAAACCTTGAATAtctctgtttttcaggaaatggaagaagcactgtactttttaaatgataaactgCGTGATCAAAGTTGACGAGCACTTTTTCATAGTTTTCATCGGtgagatatttgcaaaacccactgacaaacaaagggtgactaatattaatgatttatggcaaaaaaattaaaaatcacgaaaaaatatggagatacgaggttttagaaggacgGCAGCGATAAGTAGTATATATTGTGTAGTCTTTTGCTTAATGCTTCTTTCAGGTCAGGGTTATATTATACAGCATGTTGTAACACAGTTAACAGATCTTTAATAACGCTCTGTGAAAGTGCTTGCTGACTTCGTTTAAAAAGTGGAAGTATTTTGAACAATATAAATGCAGTTAATTGAGCTTCTccatttattaaaaattcacttttaaataacattcatggcaatatttattaacaaatacaagcatactgtagaaaatgaaaaagtCCACAATCTCCTATTATAGGATATTCCAAGCAATCTGAGAGGTTGAGTGCGTTTATATATAACAAACCCCTCAGATATATCCAATGATGTCATTGCAAATGATTGGCTGTCGACTTCCTGTCTTCATAAGAGCACTGAACTGGTAAAAGTCCGTTCCCGCTTGGTGCAAACTTGTGTGGGACTGGTGAAAAAATGGTTTAGGAGGCTGAAAGCCAACAGGGCACGACATGCGTTTAAAGCACGGCTCTACAGCTCTCCCCCTCTCCTCTATTCCCTTTGACATCCCTGTTAGTTTCCTCCGCATGTTAACCAAAAAGTCCTTAGCTATTTTACGTCTGACGTTTGGTTTGAGTTCGGCCGAATCTGGACATTCCGGAAGGTCCATCCAATTTTTAATAAGGTCCGCAAAGCTGTTGTCCCCAAGAACCAGAGGTTGCCTATTACGCCCCCTGGTTAACAAAGACGTAGTCCAGTCCTCAGGATCGCTGGCCTCAAACGAAGTCCAGCGCTCAAGGCAGGCGTCCGATGTCGATTTGGGTCGGATTCGGTTGGTACGCACACACGCAGATGATGAAACTCGTACGTTCCTCGTCCGTCTCAACACGACGCCCTCATCCTGCCACGATGCTTCTGAATACCCGGAATCAAACTCCAGACTTTTTACACTGCTGGGGGATCCCTGAGGCAGATGGCCCACGGCAGCTTCATCTTCTTCTTCCTCCAAAGGGCTGGCCAAGCAGCAGGCCGAATCGTAGGTGCTAGCATCGCTGACGTCGGACATCCGCAGGCGGCTGAGGTGTTCTCGCTGTTGTACCCTTTTTTGTTGGGCTCGGGTCACATAAGAGCATTTTGGTTGATCGGCGGGTTCTCTTATCTGCTTTAGATCCTGCAGGGATCTCATCATGTATCGCATCTGGTCCCGGAAACAGTCACCGGAGTTGCGAACACACAGCTGGAGAAAAGAGAAATCAAAAAATTCGTTATTTTGATGGattatatttgatttgatttgcatACAAACTTTTTCACAATCATTCAAAATAACGGACAGTCATGAATCAATTTAGCTTTGAGCAAGATATTACAGACAGTAGAGGTACTGCCAACAAAAGTTGGATTGGTACACGATTTTTCAATGTTTGGACACAACCATAGTGTTGAGTCCAGGAAAAATAATGGTCTTGGAAAGCAACACTTGGAGCAGGGATATCAAACAAGTCCCGAGTTGACCCGAGCTATCCCAGTAGTTTGGATCCATCACAAGAACGACTGCACACAACGAGGGG
The Triplophysa rosa linkage group LG7, Trosa_1v2, whole genome shotgun sequence genome window above contains:
- the inka1b gene encoding PAK4-inhibitor inka2 isoform X2 translates to MLCVRNSGDCFRDQMRYMMRSLQDLKQIREPADQPKCSYVTRAQQKRVQQREHLSRLRMSDVSDASTYDSACCLASPLEEEEDEAAVGHLPQGSPSSVKSLEFDSGYSEASWQDEGVVLRRTRNVRVSSSACVRTNRIRPKSTSDACLERWTSFEASDPEDWTTSLLTRGRNRQPLVLGDNSFADLIKNWMDLPECPDSAELKPNVRRKIAKDFLVNMRRKLTGMSKGIEERGRAVEPCFKRMSCPVGFQPPKPFFHQSHTSLHQAGTDFYQFSALMKTGSRQPIICNDIIGYI
- the inka1b gene encoding PAK4-inhibitor inka2 isoform X1 gives rise to the protein MQIKSNIIHQNNEFFDFSFLQLCVRNSGDCFRDQMRYMMRSLQDLKQIREPADQPKCSYVTRAQQKRVQQREHLSRLRMSDVSDASTYDSACCLASPLEEEEDEAAVGHLPQGSPSSVKSLEFDSGYSEASWQDEGVVLRRTRNVRVSSSACVRTNRIRPKSTSDACLERWTSFEASDPEDWTTSLLTRGRNRQPLVLGDNSFADLIKNWMDLPECPDSAELKPNVRRKIAKDFLVNMRRKLTGMSKGIEERGRAVEPCFKRMSCPVGFQPPKPFFHQSHTSLHQAGTDFYQFSALMKTGSRQPIICNDIIGYI